A single Pseudomonas sp. DC1.2 DNA region contains:
- a CDS encoding DUF2167 domain-containing protein: MKHLRPLLMAALLCSLCANTHAANKPTPAPVEAVEATQTPQQFLASLKPQHGTITLPTGIATLKLNDQFYYLDPTDTERLLTDGWGNPPGHKTLGMIIPNAVNPLTASGWGVIVSYKDDGHISDEDAAKIDYDDLLRQMQEEDEDDNKARKKQGYAGLHLLGWAEKPHYDETSHKMYWARELKADDAKDSTLNYSIRVLGRKGVLELNAVASMADLQTIKQELPKVIAFTNFTDGNLYSDYSPGTDKLATYGLAALVGGGLAAKAGLFAKIGIFLLAAKKFLIIGLVFVAGFVRKLFNRKA; encoded by the coding sequence ATGAAACACCTCCGTCCGCTTCTGATGGCCGCACTGCTGTGTTCGTTATGCGCCAATACACACGCTGCAAATAAACCTACCCCTGCCCCCGTTGAAGCCGTCGAGGCCACACAAACACCGCAACAGTTTCTTGCCTCCCTGAAGCCACAACACGGCACGATCACCCTGCCCACCGGCATTGCGACGCTAAAACTCAACGATCAATTTTATTATCTGGACCCCACTGACACCGAACGACTGCTGACCGATGGCTGGGGCAACCCACCAGGCCACAAGACGCTAGGCATGATCATTCCCAACGCCGTCAACCCACTGACTGCCAGCGGCTGGGGCGTGATCGTCAGCTACAAGGATGATGGGCATATTTCCGACGAAGACGCGGCCAAAATCGACTATGACGACCTGCTCAGGCAAATGCAGGAAGAGGATGAGGACGACAACAAAGCGCGCAAGAAACAGGGTTATGCGGGCCTGCACTTACTAGGCTGGGCAGAGAAGCCGCACTACGACGAGACCAGCCACAAAATGTACTGGGCTCGCGAACTGAAAGCCGACGACGCCAAGGACAGCACGCTCAACTACAGCATCAGGGTCTTGGGACGCAAAGGCGTACTGGAGCTGAATGCCGTCGCGTCAATGGCGGACTTGCAGACAATCAAGCAGGAATTGCCAAAAGTCATCGCCTTCACCAACTTCACCGACGGCAACCTTTATTCCGACTACAGCCCAGGCACCGACAAGTTGGCCACTTACGGTTTGGCGGCATTGGTGGGCGGCGGTTTAGCGGCCAAGGCCGGACTGTTTGCCAAAATCGGCATCTTCCTGCTGGCGGCGAAAAAGTTTCTGATTATCGGGCTGGTATTCGTTGCAGGGTTTGTGCGCAAGCTGTTTAACCGCAAGGCATAA
- the ligA gene encoding NAD-dependent DNA ligase LigA, which yields MTAAKNRILELCAELDQHNYRYHVLDEPSIPDAEYDRLFHELKALEAANPELITRDSPTQRVGSAALSAFTQVRHEVPMLSLGNAFEEVDMREFDRRVTEGLDLPAGDLFGGGAAVEYSCEPKLDGLAVSLLYQDGVLVRGATRGDGTTGEDISVNVRTVRNIPLKLQGSGWPATLEVRGEVFMSKAGFERLNATQLEVGGKTFANPRNAAAGSLRQLDSKITANRPLEFCCYGIGQISADIADTHIGNLQQLKTWGMPVSHELKLAHGVDECLDYYRDIGERRSALSYEIDGVVFKVNSIASQRELGFRAREPRWAIAHKFPAMEELTELLDVEFQVGRTGAVTPVARLKPVKVAGVTVANATLHNMDEVARLGLMIGDTVIIRRAGDVIPQVVQVVVERRPENARSVQIPEQCPVCGSHVERTQLVKRSKGRETISEGAVYRCVGRLACGAQLKQAIIHFVSRRAMDIEGLGEKSVEQLVDEGLVSSPADLYALTFEQVVDLEGFAELSSKNLLSAIEDSKKPNLARFIYALGIPDVGEETAKVLARALGSLARVQQALPHVLTYLPDVGLEVAHEIHSFFSDAHNQQVIADLLKHGLQIQDQGELAAEFAASTTLGGFLDKLHIPSVGPGGAQKLADKFSSLGGVFAADWLDMRQTLPEKQANAVREFFAVEEHRRVAEAAEKQLLEFGMHWQSDKRVVEGLPLAGQTWVLTGSLELMSREVAKDKLESLGAKVAGSVSAKTYCVVAGPGAGSKLTKANELGLKVLDEEAFVEFLKGYGVPV from the coding sequence ATGACCGCCGCCAAAAACCGCATTCTAGAGCTGTGCGCTGAGCTGGATCAGCACAACTATCGTTACCACGTCCTCGATGAACCGAGTATTCCGGATGCCGAATATGATCGGTTGTTCCACGAACTCAAAGCCCTTGAAGCGGCTAATCCCGAACTGATCACTCGCGATTCACCGACCCAGCGAGTGGGCAGTGCGGCGCTGTCGGCGTTCACCCAGGTGCGCCATGAAGTGCCGATGCTCAGCCTCGGCAACGCCTTTGAAGAAGTCGATATGCGCGAGTTCGATCGTCGGGTGACTGAGGGGCTGGACCTGCCGGCAGGTGACTTGTTTGGTGGAGGTGCTGCGGTTGAATATAGCTGTGAGCCCAAACTCGATGGCCTTGCGGTCAGCCTGCTGTATCAGGACGGTGTGCTGGTGCGCGGTGCGACGCGGGGTGACGGCACCACCGGTGAGGACATCAGCGTCAATGTGCGCACTGTGCGCAATATTCCGCTCAAGCTACAGGGCAGCGGTTGGCCGGCGACCCTGGAAGTACGCGGTGAAGTGTTCATGTCCAAGGCTGGGTTCGAGCGGCTCAACGCCACGCAATTGGAAGTGGGAGGCAAGACCTTCGCCAATCCGCGCAACGCGGCGGCGGGCAGCTTGCGCCAGCTCGACTCGAAGATTACCGCCAATCGTCCGCTGGAGTTTTGCTGCTACGGCATCGGCCAGATTTCGGCGGATATTGCCGACACCCACATTGGCAATTTGCAGCAACTCAAAACCTGGGGCATGCCGGTCAGTCATGAGCTGAAACTTGCTCACGGCGTCGATGAATGCCTGGATTACTATCGCGACATCGGTGAGCGGCGTAGTGCGCTTTCTTATGAAATTGACGGCGTGGTGTTCAAGGTCAACAGCATTGCTTCACAGCGGGAGCTGGGTTTTCGCGCGCGGGAACCGCGCTGGGCCATCGCTCACAAATTTCCGGCCATGGAAGAACTCACCGAATTGCTCGACGTGGAATTCCAGGTCGGTCGCACCGGTGCCGTGACGCCCGTGGCGCGCTTGAAGCCGGTCAAAGTGGCGGGTGTTACGGTGGCCAACGCGACGTTGCACAACATGGACGAAGTTGCGCGACTGGGTCTGATGATTGGCGACACCGTGATCATCCGTCGTGCGGGAGATGTCATTCCTCAAGTGGTGCAAGTGGTCGTGGAGCGCCGTCCGGAAAATGCGCGATCGGTGCAAATTCCCGAGCAGTGTCCGGTCTGTGGTTCTCATGTGGAACGCACACAACTGGTCAAGCGTAGCAAGGGGCGCGAGACCATCAGCGAGGGCGCGGTGTATCGCTGCGTCGGTCGCCTGGCCTGCGGTGCTCAGCTCAAACAGGCGATCATTCACTTTGTCTCCCGCCGTGCCATGGACATTGAAGGCCTCGGTGAGAAGAGCGTCGAGCAATTGGTCGATGAAGGTCTGGTGAGTTCGCCCGCGGATCTTTATGCACTGACATTCGAGCAAGTTGTCGATCTGGAAGGCTTTGCCGAGTTGTCCAGCAAGAACCTGCTCAGCGCCATCGAAGACAGCAAAAAGCCGAACTTGGCACGCTTCATCTACGCCCTCGGGATTCCTGATGTCGGTGAGGAGACGGCCAAGGTGCTGGCGCGCGCTCTGGGCTCGTTGGCGCGGGTTCAGCAAGCGTTGCCGCACGTGCTGACGTACTTGCCGGATGTCGGCCTGGAAGTGGCTCACGAGATTCACAGCTTCTTCAGCGACGCCCACAACCAACAGGTGATTGCTGATCTGCTCAAGCACGGTTTGCAGATTCAGGATCAGGGTGAGTTGGCCGCCGAGTTTGCCGCCAGTACCACGCTGGGCGGTTTTCTCGACAAGTTGCATATCCCTTCGGTGGGGCCCGGCGGGGCGCAGAAACTGGCGGATAAATTTTCTTCGCTGGGCGGTGTGTTTGCCGCAGATTGGCTGGATATGCGCCAGACGTTGCCGGAGAAGCAGGCGAATGCTGTCCGGGAGTTTTTCGCCGTCGAAGAACATCGTCGAGTCGCTGAAGCCGCCGAGAAGCAATTGCTGGAGTTTGGCATGCACTGGCAGAGCGACAAGCGGGTCGTCGAAGGCTTGCCGTTGGCCGGACAGACCTGGGTGCTGACCGGCTCATTGGAATTGATGAGCCGTGAGGTGGCCAAGGACAAGCTCGAAAGCCTGGGTGCCAAGGTGGCCGGCTCGGTGTCGGCCAAGACCTATTGCGTGGTCGCAGGGCCGGGCGCGGGCTCCAAGTTGACCAAGGCCAATGAGCTGGGGTTGAAGGTGCTGGATGAGGAGGCATTTGTTGAATTCTTAAAGGGGTACGGCGTACCGGTCTGA
- a CDS encoding zinc-binding metallopeptidase family protein, translated as MYRFFEQLSSRIAAPFVGERSRNSKVWQCRCGQSLFFGNSQCLACSAALGYQPEQSRLSSLQPGQQVDTWVLDADGEAGVFRRCANFDSPAACNWLLPANDHDALCIACSLNHTIPDLSIPENHDRWRKVETAKRRLVAQLVSLGLQVIPKTLSEEAGLAFDFVGIDLEGKAPTTGHANGLVTLDIKEADDAHREQVRVQMHEPYRTLLGHFRHEVGHYYWDRLIANSHWLEPFRGVFGDERASYAEALERHYQQGAPLDWQQHNVSAYATMHPWEDWAETWAHYLHMMDAVDTALGFGMSARDMDFDYQPFPLDTLYDPQHQGGAAFLSFVNAWIELAGMLNELSRSMGQPDFYPFILPPAVIAKLHFIHLVIQQEGGRADEVLAQ; from the coding sequence ATGTACCGCTTCTTCGAACAGCTCAGCTCGCGCATCGCCGCGCCCTTTGTGGGCGAACGCTCACGTAACAGTAAGGTGTGGCAATGTCGTTGTGGGCAGTCACTGTTCTTTGGCAACAGCCAGTGCCTGGCGTGTTCAGCGGCACTGGGGTATCAGCCGGAGCAGAGTCGCCTGTCGTCGCTGCAACCCGGCCAGCAAGTCGATACCTGGGTGCTGGACGCCGATGGCGAAGCGGGCGTATTTCGTCGTTGTGCCAACTTCGATTCTCCGGCGGCTTGCAATTGGCTGCTGCCGGCCAATGATCATGATGCTTTGTGCATCGCTTGCAGTCTGAATCACACCATCCCTGATCTTTCCATTCCCGAGAATCACGACCGCTGGCGCAAGGTCGAAACCGCCAAGCGTCGACTGGTCGCGCAACTGGTCAGCCTCGGGTTGCAAGTGATTCCAAAAACACTGAGTGAAGAGGCGGGTCTGGCCTTCGACTTTGTTGGCATTGACCTTGAGGGAAAAGCGCCGACCACCGGCCACGCCAACGGTTTGGTCACCCTCGATATCAAGGAAGCCGACGACGCCCATCGCGAACAGGTCCGAGTGCAGATGCATGAGCCCTATCGCACGCTGCTTGGGCATTTCCGTCATGAGGTAGGGCATTACTACTGGGATCGACTGATTGCCAACAGCCATTGGCTGGAGCCATTCCGTGGTGTGTTTGGTGACGAGCGGGCCAGCTACGCCGAGGCGCTGGAGCGCCATTACCAGCAGGGTGCGCCGCTGGACTGGCAGCAACACAATGTCAGTGCCTACGCCACCATGCACCCTTGGGAAGACTGGGCTGAAACCTGGGCGCACTACTTGCACATGATGGACGCGGTGGACACTGCTCTGGGCTTTGGCATGAGTGCTCGGGACATGGATTTTGACTACCAACCATTTCCCCTGGACACCCTCTACGATCCGCAACACCAGGGTGGTGCCGCGTTCCTTTCATTCGTCAATGCATGGATCGAGCTGGCCGGCATGCTCAATGAGCTGTCGCGCAGCATGGGGCAGCCTGACTTCTATCCCTTTATCTTGCCGCCAGCGGTGATCGCGAAACTGCACTTCATTCACCTGGTCATCCAGCAGGAGGGGGGCAGGGCGGACGAGGTATTGGCGCAATAA
- the smc gene encoding chromosome segregation protein SMC: protein MRLKCIKLAGFKSFVDPTTVNFPSNMAAVVGPNGCGKSNIIDAVRWVMGESSAKNLRGESMTDVIFNGSTSRKPVSQASIELVFDNSDFTLVGEYAAYAEISIRRKVTRDSQNTYFLNGTKCRRRDITDIFLGTGLGPRSYSIIEQGMISKLIEAKPEDLRNFIEEAAGISKYKERRRETENRIRRTHENLARLTDLRDELERQLERLHRQAQAAEKYQEYKGEERQLKAQLSALRWQALNEQVGQREAIIGNQEITFEALVAEQRNADAAIERLRDGHHDLSERFNLVQGRFYSVGGDIARVEQSIQHGQQRLRQLQDDLKEAERARLETESHLGLDRTLLLTLGEELDMLTPEQEVTSAAAEEAAAALEESEATMHGWQEQWDTFNLTAAEPLRQSEVQQSRIQQLETSMERLAERQRRLGEERALLSADPEDAAIMELSEQLAASEATLEDLQASEEAQVERLEQLRQELQLALQNQQQAQGDLQRLNGRLASLEALQQAALDPGTGTAEWLREQHLEDRPRLAEGLKVEAGWELAVETVLGADLQAVLVDDFGDFDLAGFAQGDLRLLSPASDGLRVPGSLLDKVEALIDLSPWLGNVKPVESLEQALALRGQLTMGESLISRDGYWVGRHFLRVRRASEAESGVLARGQEIQQLGLEREEREASVETLESQLQNLRAQQRQQENGREHLRRLLQDEARQQGELKAQLSAGKAKAEQLTLRRTRLDEELTELGEQRALEHENIGEARLQLQDALDSMALDTEQRELLLAQRDSLRERLDRVRQEARQHKDHAHQLAVRLGSLKAQHNSTRQALERLEMQSERLTEKREQLSLNLEEGEAPLEELRLKLEELLDKRMTVDEELKTAQIALEDADRELRDAEKRRTQAEQQSQLIRGQLEQQRMEWQALTVRRKTLEDQLLEDGYDLHGVITTLVAEANEKDAEEELERIAARIQRLGAINLAAIDEYQQQSERKRYLDAQNDDLVEALDTLENVIRKIDKETRNRFKDTFDQINSGLQALFPKVFGGGSAYLELTGEDLLDTGVTIMARPPGKKNSTIHLLSGGEKALTALALVFAIFKLNPAPFCMLDEVDAPLDDANVGRYARLVKEMSQTVQFIYITHNKIAMEMADQLMGVTMHEPGCSRLVAVDVEEAMAMVEA from the coding sequence GTGCGGCTCAAGTGCATCAAACTGGCGGGGTTCAAATCCTTCGTCGATCCGACCACGGTCAACTTCCCCAGTAACATGGCGGCGGTGGTCGGGCCCAATGGTTGCGGCAAATCAAACATCATTGATGCCGTGCGCTGGGTGATGGGCGAGAGCTCGGCCAAAAACCTGCGCGGCGAGTCGATGACCGATGTCATCTTCAACGGCTCCACCAGCCGCAAACCGGTGAGTCAGGCGAGCATAGAGCTGGTGTTCGATAACTCCGACTTCACCCTGGTCGGCGAATACGCCGCCTATGCGGAAATTTCCATTCGCCGCAAAGTGACCCGCGATAGCCAGAACACCTACTTCCTCAACGGCACCAAATGTCGCCGTCGAGACATCACCGATATCTTCCTCGGCACCGGCCTGGGACCGCGCAGCTACTCGATTATCGAGCAGGGCATGATCTCCAAACTGATCGAAGCCAAGCCCGAAGACCTGCGCAACTTTATTGAAGAGGCGGCCGGGATCTCGAAGTACAAGGAGCGCCGGCGCGAGACCGAAAACCGCATCCGTCGGACCCATGAAAACCTGGCTCGCCTGACTGACTTGCGTGATGAACTCGAGCGTCAGCTTGAACGCTTGCACCGCCAGGCCCAAGCTGCCGAGAAGTATCAGGAGTACAAGGGCGAAGAGCGTCAGCTCAAGGCGCAACTGTCGGCTCTGCGCTGGCAAGCGTTGAACGAACAGGTGGGTCAGCGCGAAGCGATTATCGGCAATCAGGAAATCACCTTTGAAGCCTTGGTGGCCGAGCAACGCAATGCTGATGCGGCTATCGAGCGCTTGCGCGACGGGCACCATGACCTCTCTGAACGCTTCAATCTGGTGCAGGGGCGCTTTTATTCGGTCGGTGGCGACATCGCCCGGGTCGAGCAAAGCATCCAGCACGGTCAGCAGCGTTTGCGTCAGTTACAGGACGATCTGAAAGAAGCAGAGCGAGCGCGGCTGGAAACCGAGTCGCACTTGGGCCTCGACCGTACCTTGCTGCTGACCCTTGGCGAAGAACTGGACATGCTCACCCCTGAACAGGAGGTCACCAGCGCCGCCGCAGAAGAAGCCGCTGCAGCATTGGAAGAGTCCGAAGCCACCATGCACGGCTGGCAGGAGCAGTGGGATACGTTCAACCTGACTGCCGCCGAGCCGCTGCGTCAATCCGAGGTTCAGCAGTCGCGTATCCAGCAACTGGAAACTAGCATGGAGCGCTTGGCCGAGCGGCAGCGGCGACTAGGTGAAGAGCGCGCGTTGCTCTCGGCAGACCCGGAAGACGCGGCGATCATGGAACTCAGCGAGCAATTGGCCGCGTCTGAGGCAACGCTCGAGGATTTGCAGGCCAGTGAAGAGGCCCAGGTTGAGCGTCTTGAGCAATTGCGTCAGGAATTGCAGTTGGCCTTGCAGAATCAGCAGCAGGCCCAAGGCGATTTGCAGCGCCTCAACGGTCGACTCGCGTCCCTTGAAGCCTTGCAGCAAGCCGCGCTCGATCCGGGCACCGGCACCGCTGAGTGGCTGCGTGAGCAGCATCTGGAAGACCGTCCGCGTCTGGCTGAAGGGCTGAAGGTTGAAGCGGGCTGGGAACTGGCGGTGGAAACCGTGCTGGGCGCTGACCTGCAAGCGGTGCTGGTGGACGACTTTGGCGATTTCGATTTGGCCGGGTTTGCCCAAGGCGATCTGCGCTTGCTCAGCCCCGCCAGCGATGGTTTAAGGGTGCCGGGCAGTTTGCTCGACAAGGTTGAAGCGCTGATTGATCTGTCGCCTTGGCTGGGCAACGTCAAACCGGTCGAGAGTCTTGAGCAAGCCTTGGCATTGCGCGGGCAATTGACGATGGGTGAGAGCCTGATCAGCCGTGATGGTTACTGGGTCGGTCGCCACTTTTTGCGGGTGCGTCGGGCCAGTGAGGCTGAAAGCGGCGTGCTCGCCCGTGGCCAGGAAATCCAGCAGTTAGGCCTCGAGCGTGAAGAGCGCGAAGCCAGCGTCGAAACCCTGGAAAGCCAACTTCAAAATCTGCGGGCGCAGCAGCGTCAACAGGAAAACGGTCGCGAGCATTTGCGCCGTTTGTTGCAAGACGAAGCCCGTCAGCAAGGCGAATTGAAAGCCCAGTTGTCCGCCGGTAAAGCCAAGGCTGAACAACTGACATTGCGCCGCACCCGTCTCGATGAAGAGCTGACTGAACTCGGCGAGCAGCGCGCACTGGAACACGAAAACATCGGCGAGGCACGTCTGCAATTGCAAGACGCTCTCGACAGCATGGCGCTGGATACCGAGCAGCGCGAATTGCTGCTGGCTCAGCGTGACAGCCTTCGTGAGCGCCTTGATCGGGTGCGCCAGGAAGCCCGTCAGCACAAGGATCATGCGCATCAATTGGCGGTACGCCTGGGGTCTCTGAAGGCTCAGCACAACTCGACACGTCAGGCTCTGGAGCGTCTGGAGATGCAGTCCGAACGCCTGACCGAGAAGCGCGAACAGTTGAGTCTTAATCTGGAAGAGGGCGAGGCGCCGCTGGAAGAGCTGCGCCTGAAGCTCGAAGAGTTACTCGACAAACGGATGACCGTCGATGAAGAGCTCAAGACCGCGCAAATCGCCCTCGAAGACGCCGACCGTGAACTGCGTGACGCCGAGAAGCGCCGGACTCAGGCAGAGCAACAATCGCAGTTGATTCGCGGCCAACTCGAACAACAGCGTATGGAATGGCAAGCCCTGACGGTGCGGCGCAAAACCCTGGAGGATCAACTGCTCGAAGACGGCTACGACCTCCACGGTGTGATCACCACACTGGTGGCCGAGGCCAATGAGAAAGACGCCGAGGAAGAACTTGAGCGTATCGCAGCGCGGATTCAACGTCTGGGCGCGATCAACTTGGCGGCCATCGACGAATACCAGCAACAATCCGAGCGTAAACGTTATCTGGATGCGCAGAACGACGACTTGGTGGAAGCCCTGGACACGCTGGAAAACGTTATCCGCAAGATCGACAAGGAAACCCGAAATCGCTTCAAAGATACCTTTGATCAGATCAATAGCGGTTTACAGGCGCTTTTCCCGAAAGTTTTCGGTGGCGGTAGCGCGTATTTGGAACTGACGGGCGAAGATCTACTCGATACAGGGGTAACGATCATGGCGCGGCCGCCAGGAAAGAAGAACAGCACCATCCATTTGCTATCCGGTGGCGAAAAAGCCCTCACTGCTCTGGCCCTGGTATTTGCCATCTTCAAGTTGAACCCGGCGCCGTTCTGCATGCTCGATGAGGTTGACGCGCCATTGGATGACGCTAACGTTGGACGTTACGCACGGCTTGTAAAAGAGATGTCGCAAACGGTGCAGTTCATCTACATCACCCACAACAAAATCGCCATGGAGATGGCTGATCAATTGATGGGGGTGACGATGCACGAACCGGGTTGCTCGCGTCTGGTGGCGGTGGATGTCGAGGAGGCGATGGCGATGGTGGAGGCCTGA
- the zipA gene encoding cell division protein ZipA has translation MEIGLREWLIVIGIIVIAGILFDGWRRMRGGKGKLKFRLDRSLSNLPDEDTSAELLGPPRVLDAHKEPQLDEHDLPSVSMTAREPRESGSKRGKRGHGEPSQGDLNLNLDLDGGPSFSSRDDFPDDSKSSAKVAEKELPRAEEVLVISVICRDAAGFKGPALLQNILESGLRFGEMDIFHRHESMAGNGEVLFSMANAVKPGIFDLDDIDHFSTPAVSFFLGLPGPRHPKQAFDVMVAAARKLSQELNGELKDDQRSVLTAQTIEHYRQRIVEFERRALTHKR, from the coding sequence ATGGAAATCGGTCTGCGCGAGTGGCTGATCGTCATCGGCATTATTGTCATTGCCGGTATTCTTTTTGATGGCTGGCGTCGCATGCGCGGCGGCAAGGGGAAACTGAAGTTCCGTCTTGACCGAAGTCTGTCCAACCTGCCGGACGAGGACACCAGCGCTGAGCTGTTGGGCCCGCCACGCGTGCTGGACGCTCATAAAGAGCCGCAACTCGACGAGCACGATCTGCCGTCGGTGAGCATGACCGCCCGCGAGCCGCGAGAGTCAGGCTCCAAACGCGGTAAACGCGGTCATGGCGAGCCATCGCAAGGCGACTTGAACCTCAACCTGGATCTGGACGGCGGGCCAAGTTTCAGCAGCCGTGACGACTTCCCGGATGACAGCAAGTCTTCGGCCAAAGTCGCCGAGAAAGAGCTGCCGCGCGCCGAAGAGGTACTGGTCATCAGCGTGATCTGCCGCGATGCAGCAGGTTTCAAGGGGCCAGCGCTGTTGCAAAACATTCTGGAAAGCGGTCTGCGTTTCGGTGAGATGGATATTTTTCACCGTCACGAAAGCATGGCTGGTAACGGCGAAGTCCTGTTCTCCATGGCCAATGCGGTGAAGCCGGGTATCTTCGATCTGGATGACATTGACCACTTCAGCACGCCTGCGGTGAGCTTCTTCCTGGGGTTGCCAGGCCCGCGTCATCCGAAGCAGGCTTTTGATGTGATGGTGGCGGCAGCGCGCAAGTTGTCCCAAGAGCTGAACGGTGAATTGAAAGATGATCAGCGAAGCGTGCTGACTGCCCAGACGATCGAGCACTACCGTCAGCGCATTGTTGAATTCGAGCGTCGTGCGCTGACTCACAAGCGTTAA
- a CDS encoding GntR family transcriptional regulator — translation MTFKAPDSLAEQIAHHLAERIIRGEMKPGERIQEQKVTLALNVSRGSVREALLILERRHLIAILPRRGAHVTELTAHKVKSLCALMSELYILLGNAVANGWQVQADMAPFVQIQQRLAASYERQDIRTFVDDSFNVMRAAYPFADNPYLQETVENLQPAMSRAYFLALEQRKAEMSEFIELFERLLAAVLARDLPQIRVVLTAYAQRSCDLVVSALTVA, via the coding sequence ATGACGTTCAAGGCGCCGGACAGCCTCGCCGAGCAAATCGCTCACCACCTCGCTGAACGTATCATTCGTGGCGAAATGAAGCCCGGAGAGCGTATCCAGGAACAGAAAGTCACGCTGGCCCTGAATGTCAGTCGCGGCTCGGTTCGTGAGGCGTTGCTGATCCTGGAGCGTCGCCACCTGATCGCAATCCTGCCGCGACGCGGTGCGCATGTCACTGAACTCACTGCGCACAAGGTCAAAAGCCTGTGCGCGCTGATGAGCGAGTTGTACATTCTGCTCGGCAATGCAGTCGCCAACGGCTGGCAAGTCCAGGCCGACATGGCGCCGTTCGTGCAGATTCAGCAGCGCTTGGCCGCCAGCTATGAGCGTCAGGATATCCGCACCTTCGTTGACGACAGCTTCAACGTCATGCGTGCGGCGTACCCGTTCGCCGACAACCCGTACTTGCAGGAAACCGTCGAGAATCTTCAACCGGCCATGAGTCGCGCTTACTTCCTTGCCCTTGAACAGCGTAAGGCCGAGATGAGCGAGTTTATTGAGTTGTTCGAACGCCTGCTCGCCGCCGTGCTCGCCCGTGACTTGCCGCAGATACGCGTGGTGCTGACGGCCTATGCCCAGCGCAGTTGCGACCTGGTGGTTTCTGCCCTGACGGTGGCTTAA
- a CDS encoding helix-turn-helix transcriptional regulator — protein MQISSLGPAIRRYRKVAGLTQAELGEKTGFDPKTISRFETGTYTPSVETLFLLANVLGVKLKAFFADFGDEDEQRAYLFSVIHKATSKDLGKLIAAVDQALSKP, from the coding sequence ATGCAAATTTCAAGTTTGGGTCCGGCCATCCGACGCTACCGCAAGGTCGCAGGGCTTACTCAGGCTGAACTCGGTGAAAAAACCGGTTTTGACCCCAAAACCATCAGCCGCTTTGAAACCGGCACCTATACCCCCAGCGTGGAAACACTCTTCCTGCTTGCCAATGTGCTGGGTGTGAAGCTGAAAGCCTTTTTCGCAGATTTTGGCGACGAAGACGAACAGCGGGCGTACCTGTTCAGCGTCATACACAAAGCCACCTCAAAGGATCTGGGAAAGCTGATCGCTGCGGTTGACCAGGCCTTGTCCAAGCCTTAG